TGCCTGAAGGACTGACGGATCCGCCGGGCCCCGCCACGTCCCGGAACGCCGGCCAGACGTAGTCCTCGAACAGAATCTTGGCCGTGGACGCCAGGGGCACGGCCAGGAGCATCCCCAGGAAGCCGAAAAGCTCTCCGAAGATGAAAAGCGAGAGAATGACGGCGACCGGGTGAAGGCCCGTCTCCTTCCCCAGAATCGTCGGCTGCAGGACCGTTCCCTCGAGCACCTGGACGGCCACGAAGAGCCCCGCCGTCAGGAAGAACGCGCGCCCGAATTCCCCCGTGTCGGCCAGGACGAAAAGGGACGTCGCGGCGAACCCCACGGCCACCCCGACGAACGGAACCAGGGCCAGGATCGCGTAGAGCGCTCCGAAGAGAAGCGCGAACTTCACGCCGATGAGAAGAAGCCCCAGGAAGACGATCAGGCCCTCGATCGCGCAGATGGTGATCTGCCCGCGGAAGAAGGCGGCGTTGGCGCGGTGAATTTTCCCGAGGGTTTCCAGCACCTTCTCGCGGTACGGCCCGGGAAGGGCGCGGGAAAAGCGCTCCCATCCCTCGTTCATCCGCAGGAGCGCGAAAAAGAGATAAACCGGCACCAGCACCACGAAGGAGACCACCGAGAGGAAGCCGCGCAGGCTTCCGGCGGCGAAGGAGATCACCGAGCCCAGAATCGATCCTCCCGCCCGCGCCAGTTCCGCTTCGTGCCCCTGGACCCGCCGGCGCACCTCTTCGAGGACCTGCTCCCAGTTCTCCCATCCGAACCAGCGCTCCAGGTAGGGCAGGAGCCGGTGAATCCGCGCGTCCTCGCCCGTGAAGGTGACCTGGACGAACTGGCGCCCTTCGGCGACCGCGCGGGGCACCGCCCACAGGAGCGCCAGCGCCGCCGCCCCCGCCAGAAGCACGTAGACCGCCGCGATCGAGACCGGGCGCGGCACCCGGCGGCGCTCCAGCGCGGTCACGAGCGGGTTGAGGATGTACGCCAGAAGGAGCGCGACGAGCAGGGGAAGGAACACCGCCCGCAGGGCGTAGATCAGAACCAAGGCGCCGATCGCCAGCAGGGCCAGGATCAGGGTTTTCCAGGGACGGGTCATCCCGAAATTCAATCACAAAGGAGGATCGGGTCGAAGAAATAACCGGGGGCGTCAGGGCTTCTCGGAGCCCCGCAGAGCCCGACAGCCGGCGTCGAACCGGAAGACCTCGCGGAAATCGAAGACGTCGTCGAAGTCTTCGCGGCAATCGTTCTCGGAACGGCTCATGAGCCCCGCGTCCACGAGGTTGAAGACGATGTTGCCGAAATCCCCGGTCGTCCGCACGCCCCAGACGTCGAAGACCATGAGCGCCAGGCCGCCGAACTGCTCCAGCGCCAGGTCGCGGATGCCCTCCAGGAGCTCGCGGCCCGTGACGTGACGCTTCTGGCCGATGCGCCGAACCGTGTAGTCGAGCGCCTCGTAGACGAACCGATAGGCCTGGACGTGGTAGCGTCCATCGCGGGCGGCCACCTCGGCCAGCCGCGCGTCAAAGCTGCGGGGCGTTGACATCGATTTTCTGGAAGAGAACCGGGCCCTTCCGGACCCGCGTCCCCATCCTAATATACTCGGGCGTTTTTGCAACCTCCAGCCGGAGCGGGACCGCGGAGAGGCCGAGCTGTTCGAGGATGCGGCCGGCGGTTCCCGGAATGAAGGGCGAAAGCAGCGTCGCCAGGATGCGCAGCGCCTCGGCGGACCGGTAGAGGACCCCCGCCACGGCGGCGGCGCGGCCCTGCTTGTGGAGGGACCACGGGGCGGTCGCGTCGATGTAGCCGTTGGCGGCCCCCACCGCCTCCCAGATTTCCGCGAGCGCCGTGTGGAACTCGAGGCGCTCCATGAGCGGCTCGACGCGGGCGGCCAGCCCTTCGAGCGTTCCGCGCAGCGCCGCGTCCTGCGGAAGGGCCTCGCCGCGCGTGGCGAACTCCCCTCCAAGGTACCGCTCGGTCATCGAAACCACGCGGTTGAGGAGGTTGCCGAGCTTGTCGGCCAGATCGTTGTTGGTCCGCTCCAGGAACTTGTCCCACGTGAAGTCGCCGTCCTGGCCGAAGGCAACCTCCCGCAGGAGGTAGTTCCGCAGGCTGTCGGGACCAAACCGGTCGGCCACCGCCGCCGGGTCGATCGCCGTCCCGAGCGTCTTGGACATCTTGTACCGCTCCGCCCCCTTGCGGATGTAGACGAACCCGTGGACGGCGAGCTTCCGGGGCGGCTCGATCCCGGCCGAAAGAAGCATCGCGGGCCAGATGATCGCGTGGAACCGCGTGATGTCCTTTCCGATCACGTGGCAGTCCGCCGGCCAGAGGCGCGCGAACCGCTCCGGATCGTCCGGAAACCCGGCCGCCGTGACGTAGTTGATGAGCGCGTCGAACCAGACGTACATCACCTGCTCCGGGTCGTCCGGGATGGGCACCCCCCACCGCGTGGACCGGCGGGAAATGGAGATGTCCTCGAGCCCCTGGTCGAGGACCGCCAGCATTTCGTTGGCCCGGAACGCCGGATCGATGAACCCGCCGCCCGCGATCAGCCGACGCACGGGCTCGGCATAGCGGGAGAGCCGGAAGAAGTAGTTTTCCTCCTCCACCTTCTCGAGCGGCGTCGAGGGATGGTTCGGGCAGCGGCCCTCGACGGTTTCGCTTTCCGTCTTGCGCGCCTCGCAGCCCACGCAGTAGAGGCCCCGGTAAAGCCCCTTGTAGACGTCGCCCCGGTCCCGCAGGCGCCGGAAGATCTCCCGGCAGGCGCGGGCGTGGGCGGGTTCGGTCGTGCGGATGAAGCGGTCGAACGAAAGGTCGAGCTTGGCCCACGTTTCCCGGAACTTCGCCTCCATCCGGTCGCAGTACTCGCGCGGATCCAGCCCCAGCTCCGCGGCCTTGCGCGCCACCTGCTGGCTGTGCTCGTCGTTTCCCATGAGGAAAAAGACGTCGTCGCCCCGCAGGCGCTTCCACCGGGCCAGCACGTCCGCCAGGATCTTCTCGTAGGACGTGCCCACGTGGGGCGTGCTGTTGACGTAGTCGATCGCGGTCGTCAGATAGTACTTGGCCATGGTCCTCACCCGGAGGTCGGTCCTCAGACCCTCAAAAGCGCGTCCTCCACGGTCAGGGGGACGTTGGCGTTGAGATCGATCAGGCGCGCGCGGTCGAGCAGCGTCTCGATCCGTTCGAGCAGATCATCCTCGTCGAGCCGGGCCGCGCGCTCGACGAACTCGGGGGAGGCCAGCCGCGGAGGCCGCCCCAGGCGCGCCTCGAGCGCATCCCGGAACGCCCGGGCCAGAAGCCCCAGATCCCGCCGGGCCGCGCGCCGCGCCTCCTCGGTGTCCCGGATCTTCGCCAGGCCCTCGACGATCGGGTTGAGTTCGCCCGAGAGCACCCGCTCCTGGATCTCCCGCGCCCGGGCGCGCACGGCGGCCAGCTCCCCCGCCAGCTCCCGCGCGGTCCCCACCGAGCCGTCCGCCAGAACGGCCAGGATCCGGGCGTCCTCCTCTCCGAGCCCGAGCGCGCCGCGGGCGTAACGGACGATCTCGTCCTCGGACAGGGGGAAAAAGAGAATCCGCTGGCAGCGCGACCGCACGGTCGGCAGAAGCCGCTCGGGGACGCTCGAAACCAGGATGAGGACGGTCCGCGGCGGAGGTTCTTCGAGCGTCTTCAGAAGCGCGTTCATCGCCTCCTCGGACATCCGGTCCGCCTCGTCGAAGATCACGGCGCGCGGGCGGTCCGCCGTGAGGCTGAGCTCGCGGATGACCTCCCGGACCTGCTCGATGAGGATCTCGTGGCGGCCCGGCGGCCGCGCGACGACGCGGGGTTCGGCTCCGAGCGCGCGGGCGAACGCTTCGGCGGCCGACCGCTTGCCGACCCCCTCGGGTCCCGAGAAAAGGTAGGCATGTGCCGGCCGCCCGCCCGCCGCCAGCGCGCGCAGCCGGGCGAGCGCCGCCGCGTTGCCCGCGATCGCGTCAAAGGACACGGTCCACCGCCTCCCGCAGGTCCCGGAAAACCTCCTCGACCGGCCGCGCGGCGTTCAGGACGCGGATCCGGCGGGGGTCCCGGCGCGCGATCCGGAGGAATCCCCGCCGAACCCGCTCCTGGTAGGCCAGGCCCTTGCGCTCCACCCGGTCCCCCGGGCCCGCGCGCCGCGCCCGCGCCGTCCTCGGCGGAAGGTCCAGCACCGCCACGAGGTCCGGCCGCTCGAACCGGGCGATCCGCTCGGCCAGCTCGAGCACGCCCTCCAGTCCCACGCCGCCGGCCGCGCCCTGGTAGGCCGCGGTGGAGTAGTAGTACCGGTCGCACACGACGTCGCGCCCGGCCTCGAGCGCCGGCCGGATCACCTCCTCCAGGAGCTGCGCCCGGCTGGCCATGTAGAGGAAAAGCTCGGTGAGCGGGGCCATCTCGGCGTGGCGCGCGTCCAGCAGCAGCCTCCGGATTTTCTCGCCCAGACGGGTGCCCCCCGGCTCGCGCGTCCGCACCACGCGGCGGCCGCGGCGCTCCAGGTGGCGCGCCAGGAGGGCCGCCAGCGTCGTCTTGCCCGAGCCGTCGATCCCTTCGACGACGATGAACCGGCCGCGCATCGGCGCCAGTATACGGCTCCCCGGGGGGAAGTCCAGCGTTGCCCGGAAGCCCCGGCGGCTCTATGATGAGGTCCATGACGACGATCCTGGCGGTGCGGCATCAGGGGGCCGTGGCGATCGGCGGCGACGGGCAGGTCACCCAGGGCGCCACCGTCGTCAAGCGCGACGCCCTCAAGATCCGGCGCCTTCACGAAGGGCGCGTGCTGGCCGGCTTCGCCGGCGGGACGGCCGATTCGATGGCGCTCCTCGAGAAGTACGAAGGAATGCTCAAGAAGTATCAGGGGAACGCCGCCAAGGCGGCCGTGGAGCTGGCCAAGGAATGGCGCACGGACCGGCTCCTGCGGCGGCTGGAATCGCTTCTTCTGGTGGCCGACCGGGAGCACACCCTGCTCATTTCGGGACAGGGGGACGTGATCGAGCCCGACGACGGGGTGGCCGGAATCGGCTCGGGCGCGCCGGCCGCCGTGGCCGCCGCCCGCGCCCTGGTCCGGCACGCGCCCCTCAAGGCCCGCGACATCGTCGTCGAGGCGCTCCAGATCGCCGCGGGGCTCTGCATCTACACGAACGACCGCATCCGCGTCGAGGAGCTCTGAAGGCGGATTCCGGAGTTTACCGTTGACGCCTCCGCGGGCCTGTATAGACTGCACGTGATGAGCGAGCGCGATCTGACTCCGGCCCGCATCGTGCGGGAACTCGACAAATACATCGTAGGACAGGAGGCCGCCAAGCGGGTGGTCGCGGTGGCCGTGCGCAACCGCTGGCGCCGCCAGCAGCTGCCGCCGGAGCTCCGGAACGAGTTCCACCCCAAGAACATCATGCTTATCGGACCGACGGGCGTGGGGAAAACCGAAATCGCCCGGAGGCTGGCCGCGCTGGTTGCGGCCCCGTTCGTCAAGGTGGAGGCCACCCGCTACACGGAAGTGGGCTACGTGGGCCGGGACGTCGAGTCGATCGTGCGGGATCTCGTCGAGGTGTCCATCAGCATGGTCAAGGCCGAGGAGCTCGCGCGCGTCCAGAAGAAGGCCGAGGCGCAGGCCGAGGAGCGGCTGCTCGATCTCCTTCTTCCGGGACGGCGCGAGGCCGGCGATCCCGAGGCGGCCGAGCGTTCGGCCGCGTCCCGCGAGAAGCTCCGGGAGCGGCTGCGCGAGGGATCCCTGGACGCCCGGGAGGTGGAAGTGACCGTCGAGGAACGCCAAACCCCCTTCATGCAGGTCTTCTCGCCGGGGGGCATGGAGGAAGTGGGGCTCGACGTCCCCGGCGCGCTCGGAAGCCTCTTTCCGCCCCGCCACGTCACGCGGCGGGTCAGCGTCGCGGAGGCCCGCAAGATTCTTTCCCAGCAGGAGGCCGAGAAGCTCATCGATCGCGACCGCGTCACCCGCGAGGGGCTCCGCCGGGCTCAGGAGCAGGGCATCATCTTCATCGACGAGATCGACAAGATCGTCGGCGCGGAGAAGACCCACGGGCCCGACGTTTCGCGCGAGGGCGTCCAGCGCGACCTCCTGCCGATCGTCGAAGGCGCCACCGTCAACACGCGCTACGGCGTCGTCAAGACGGACCACATCCTCTTCATCGCGGCGGGCGCGTTCAGCTTCTCGAAGCCCACGGACCTTATCCCGGAGCTCCAGGGGCGTTTTCCGCTGCGGGCGGAACTCAAGAGTCTCGGCCGGGAAGACTTCATCCGCATCCTCACGGAGCCGAAAAACGCCCTCCTCAAGCAGTACGCCGCGCTGCTCGAAACCGAGGGGGTCCACCTGGACTTTCAGAAGGACGCGATCGACGAGCTGGCCACGGTGGCCGCCCGCGTCAACGGAACGCTCCAGGACATCGGCGCGCGGAGGCTCCATACGGTGGTCGAACGGGTGCTGGACGAGATCTCGTTCACGGCGCCGGACATCGCCCCCGCCCGGATTTCGATCGACGCCCGGTACGTGCGGGAGCGCCTCCAGGGGATCCTCGAGGACGAAGATCTGCGCAAATACATCCTCTAGCGGAACGGGAAGGGCCGCGGCGGGGAGGGGCGGCCCGGTTCCGGAAGGGTCAGGCCCCATTCGGCGCGCCGGTGAGACACGGCGATCAGGAGTCCCGTCCAGAACATCAGACTCTCCATCGTTCGGATGGAGGTGAAGCTCGTGGCGCCCACCGCGTGGACGAGCATGGCGAAAAGGCCGATCAGGAATCCGGCGGCGTAGCCCCGCCCGAAGGTCCGCGGCGGAAGCGCGCCGTGGGCGGCCGCGGCCGCCCGGCCCAGGCGCACGAGAATCCACAGGAAGAAGCCCAGGCCCAGCAGGCCGGCGTCCACGAGGACGCGGATGTATTCGTTGTCCAGTTCGCCCAGGGGGGTCGATCCCACGCCGCGCCCCAGGAGGAAGTGCTCCGGTCCCATCCGGGTGAGCGCCGCATACCAGGCGTGGACCCGGGAGTCCCAGGACGCGGGACTGGAGCCCGAGACGACGCCCGCGATCGTCTGCGCGCGCTCCCACACCGAGCCGGGCGCCAGCGCCGGAAACATCACCAGAAGAAGGAGCAGCAGGGGCAGAAGTCTCCGGGCCTTCAGCACGGAGAAGGCCAGGACGCCCAGGAAGAGGGCCGCATACGAGGTGCGCGAATAGGTGAACAGAAGGCCCCACGCCAGCGGGGCCGCGGCCCCCAGCGCCAGGAGGCGCGACGGCCCGGCCGGCCCGTCAATGGCCAGGCCCAGGAGAACGGAGATCGTCAGGAGCAGGTAGCCCCCGTAGATCGTGGCCGTCTCGCCCGCCGGTCCGTGGACGCGCGCCACGCCGGTCCCGGCGATTTCTCCCGTGGTGCCCATCGTCAGGCTCGTCAGGGCCACCAGTGCCGCGAAGATGACGAGCGCCCGGAACTCCCCTTCCGTCCGGACGTTGTGGACGACGATCGCGAAGATCAGGAAGTATTCCACGTACTTGATCAGGATGAGGAGGGCGGCGCGGAAGGTCGTGGTCCCGGCCGCGATTCCCAGGAGCGAGGCCGCCACGAGGGTCAGAAAGTAGGCGGCGCAGGGTCCCCCCAGTCCCGTCGGAATCCAGGGCTCCCGGCGTTGCGCGGCCCGCGTGAGCCACGCCACCAGAAGGCCCGGGATGATGAAATCCTCGATGCGCAGATTGTTGAGTCCTCCCAGCGTCATTTCGGGGGACAGACCGATGCAGGCGAGGAGAAAGGAGAGCCCCAGGATGATGTCCACGAACGTGGCCACGTAGGCCAGCAGTCCCAGCACCGCCCCGAGC
This genomic stretch from Planctomycetota bacterium harbors:
- a CDS encoding AI-2E family transporter; the encoded protein is MTRPWKTLILALLAIGALVLIYALRAVFLPLLVALLLAYILNPLVTALERRRVPRPVSIAAVYVLLAGAAALALLWAVPRAVAEGRQFVQVTFTGEDARIHRLLPYLERWFGWENWEQVLEEVRRRVQGHEAELARAGGSILGSVISFAAGSLRGFLSVVSFVVLVPVYLFFALLRMNEGWERFSRALPGPYREKVLETLGKIHRANAAFFRGQITICAIEGLIVFLGLLLIGVKFALLFGALYAILALVPFVGVAVGFAATSLFVLADTGEFGRAFFLTAGLFVAVQVLEGTVLQPTILGKETGLHPVAVILSLFIFGELFGFLGMLLAVPLASTAKILFEDYVWPAFRDVAGPGGSVSPSG
- a CDS encoding Minf_1886 family protein, whose protein sequence is MSTPRSFDARLAEVAARDGRYHVQAYRFVYEALDYTVRRIGQKRHVTGRELLEGIRDLALEQFGGLALMVFDVWGVRTTGDFGNIVFNLVDAGLMSRSENDCREDFDDVFDFREVFRFDAGCRALRGSEKP
- the metG gene encoding methionine--tRNA ligase, giving the protein MAKYYLTTAIDYVNSTPHVGTSYEKILADVLARWKRLRGDDVFFLMGNDEHSQQVARKAAELGLDPREYCDRMEAKFRETWAKLDLSFDRFIRTTEPAHARACREIFRRLRDRGDVYKGLYRGLYCVGCEARKTESETVEGRCPNHPSTPLEKVEEENYFFRLSRYAEPVRRLIAGGGFIDPAFRANEMLAVLDQGLEDISISRRSTRWGVPIPDDPEQVMYVWFDALINYVTAAGFPDDPERFARLWPADCHVIGKDITRFHAIIWPAMLLSAGIEPPRKLAVHGFVYIRKGAERYKMSKTLGTAIDPAAVADRFGPDSLRNYLLREVAFGQDGDFTWDKFLERTNNDLADKLGNLLNRVVSMTERYLGGEFATRGEALPQDAALRGTLEGLAARVEPLMERLEFHTALAEIWEAVGAANGYIDATAPWSLHKQGRAAAVAGVLYRSAEALRILATLLSPFIPGTAGRILEQLGLSAVPLRLEVAKTPEYIRMGTRVRKGPVLFQKIDVNAPQL
- a CDS encoding AAA family ATPase gives rise to the protein MSFDAIAGNAAALARLRALAAGGRPAHAYLFSGPEGVGKRSAAEAFARALGAEPRVVARPPGRHEILIEQVREVIRELSLTADRPRAVIFDEADRMSEEAMNALLKTLEEPPPRTVLILVSSVPERLLPTVRSRCQRILFFPLSEDEIVRYARGALGLGEEDARILAVLADGSVGTARELAGELAAVRARAREIQERVLSGELNPIVEGLAKIRDTEEARRAARRDLGLLARAFRDALEARLGRPPRLASPEFVERAARLDEDDLLERIETLLDRARLIDLNANVPLTVEDALLRV
- the tmk gene encoding dTMP kinase produces the protein MRGRFIVVEGIDGSGKTTLAALLARHLERRGRRVVRTREPGGTRLGEKIRRLLLDARHAEMAPLTELFLYMASRAQLLEEVIRPALEAGRDVVCDRYYYSTAAYQGAAGGVGLEGVLELAERIARFERPDLVAVLDLPPRTARARRAGPGDRVERKGLAYQERVRRGFLRIARRDPRRIRVLNAARPVEEVFRDLREAVDRVL
- the hslV gene encoding ATP-dependent protease subunit HslV, coding for MRSMTTILAVRHQGAVAIGGDGQVTQGATVVKRDALKIRRLHEGRVLAGFAGGTADSMALLEKYEGMLKKYQGNAAKAAVELAKEWRTDRLLRRLESLLLVADREHTLLISGQGDVIEPDDGVAGIGSGAPAAVAAARALVRHAPLKARDIVVEALQIAAGLCIYTNDRIRVEEL
- the hslU gene encoding ATP-dependent protease ATPase subunit HslU — translated: MSERDLTPARIVRELDKYIVGQEAAKRVVAVAVRNRWRRQQLPPELRNEFHPKNIMLIGPTGVGKTEIARRLAALVAAPFVKVEATRYTEVGYVGRDVESIVRDLVEVSISMVKAEELARVQKKAEAQAEERLLDLLLPGRREAGDPEAAERSAASREKLRERLREGSLDAREVEVTVEERQTPFMQVFSPGGMEEVGLDVPGALGSLFPPRHVTRRVSVAEARKILSQQEAEKLIDRDRVTREGLRRAQEQGIIFIDEIDKIVGAEKTHGPDVSREGVQRDLLPIVEGATVNTRYGVVKTDHILFIAAGAFSFSKPTDLIPELQGRFPLRAELKSLGREDFIRILTEPKNALLKQYAALLETEGVHLDFQKDAIDELATVAARVNGTLQDIGARRLHTVVERVLDEISFTAPDIAPARISIDARYVRERLQGILEDEDLRKYIL
- a CDS encoding O-antigen ligase family protein gives rise to the protein MRPASPPVLGKILPVAVGLATLGYLVYGLTEGSPNLRFIQLGAVLGLLAYVATFVDIILGLSFLLACIGLSPEMTLGGLNNLRIEDFIIPGLLVAWLTRAAQRREPWIPTGLGGPCAAYFLTLVAASLLGIAAGTTTFRAALLILIKYVEYFLIFAIVVHNVRTEGEFRALVIFAALVALTSLTMGTTGEIAGTGVARVHGPAGETATIYGGYLLLTISVLLGLAIDGPAGPSRLLALGAAAPLAWGLLFTYSRTSYAALFLGVLAFSVLKARRLLPLLLLLLVMFPALAPGSVWERAQTIAGVVSGSSPASWDSRVHAWYAALTRMGPEHFLLGRGVGSTPLGELDNEYIRVLVDAGLLGLGFFLWILVRLGRAAAAAHGALPPRTFGRGYAAGFLIGLFAMLVHAVGATSFTSIRTMESLMFWTGLLIAVSHRRAEWGLTLPEPGRPSPPRPFPFR